A region of the Procambarus clarkii isolate CNS0578487 chromosome 29, FALCON_Pclarkii_2.0, whole genome shotgun sequence genome:
aagcttttgatacagtgccacatgaaagactgattaaaaaaatagagtctcatggtattgggggtgctatattaagctggattagggcatggctataccaaaggaaacagagagttagtataaatggtatcaagtcagagtgggaaaatgttgtaagtggagtgcctcaaggctctgtcctgggacctctgttgtttataatatatataaatgatttagattcaggtttgagtagcaacatttgcaaatttgccgatgatacgaaaatcggtagggaaattaattcggaggaggactcactatcacttcaagttgatctagatagggttttgaaatggtcaaaggattggcagatgcagtttaatgctgataaatgtaaagttctgaggttaggtaatgatgatagagttacaagatacgagctagatggtgttgtgattgcgaagtcggattgcgaaagggatctgggagttatgattagtaagaatttaaaacaaaaggatcaatgcataaatgttcgtaataaggcaaatcggacacttggatttattaatcgcagcgttagtaacaagacacctggtgtggttctcaagctatatcttgctctagttaggccccatttagattatgcagttcagttttggtcgccatattatagaatggatataaattcacttgaacgtgtccagcgtaggatgactaagttaattccccaaattagaaatctttcatatgaagaaagattaacaaagcttaagttgcattcactggaaaggcgaagagttaggggtgacatgatagaggtttacaagtggatgaatggacataaccgggggatattaatagggtattaaaagtatcaacacaggacagaacacgaaacaatggatataaattggataagtttagatttaggaaagacttgggtaaatactggttcagtaacagggttgttgatttgtggaaccaattgccgcgtaacattgtggaggtggggtccctcgattgtttcaagcacgggttggacaagtatatgagtgggattgggtggttatagaataggagctgcctcgtatgggccaataggccttctgcagttacctttgttcttatgttcttatgtacagtccccaagtggacatttaaaggcatagacgacgttggtctccttcaaagcgttctgcatggtgtctggggagtttttcatgagtagattggccgttttttttggttttataataaattatcaattgtattttctgatttttgtctgtagggatgacattCCTGTCaacaatgtctttcaggaccctttcctccgttttaagagctgtcgaaaagaagttcctgcaaaatagtctaataggggatacaagtgttgtgttggttgactcttcggaggttgcatggcgtttcaccattctttttatgatgtcttcaacgaaaccgttagagaagccattgttgactaggacctgccttatcctacagagttcttcatcgacttctttccatcctgagctgtggctgagagcacggtcgatgtaagcattgacaacactcctcttgtacctgtctgggcagtcactattggcattgaagcacatttctatgtttgtttccttggtgtagactgcagtatggaagcctccgctcctttccgtgactgttacatccagaaagagcagcttcccattattctccatctcgtacatgAAACCTaacacagaattccactcaaatgcctccttcagctgctgcagacatctggcatcaggtacctgtgtaaaaatgtcgtcaacatacctgcagtatatgacgGGTCTCAAGTCCatatcaactaagaccctctgctcgatggtccccatgtagaagttcgcaaacaggacacctaggggagaacccatggcgaccccatctacttgcttatacatgtgaccatctgggctcaagaagggtgcctctttagtacaggcttgaagtagtttccttagtatgctttctggcatgtcaagaggagtgcaagccgagtcacgatacactctgtctgctattatcccgattgtttcgtccacaggtacgttggtaaatagtgactccacATCCAACGAAGCTCTTATTCTCGTAGCCCGTGCTCCCCACAGTAAGTCGACAAATTCCTTGGGAATTTATAAAGGTCAAAGTGGGTCAaagaaaagtgaaacgccatgcgacctctaaagagtcaactaacacaacacaggtaccccctattagactaatttacaggaacgtcttttcgacggctcataaaacagaggaaagggtattgaaagatattgttgataggaatgtCATCTTTAtaaacaaaaatcagaaaatacaattgataatttattataaaaccaaaaaaacggccaacctactcatgaaaaactccccagacaccaagcagaatgctttgaaggagaccaacgtcgtttatgcctttgaatgcccacttggggactgtaagccccaaagaactcagtatataggcaagacaacaacgtctcattccaggcgactaacaattCATACGCAACAGAgcgccatcaaggaacatataatctcgtctcacaaccagaccatcaccagagaaatcttaacaaacaacacagaaatcattgatacgtacagcaatagcaggcggctcgacatcaatgaggtactacacatcaaaatgtcaacaccagcaatcaacagccaattaatgcacaattatattctacctacttcatgaCACCGAAccaatagaagcatcaagaggaagtgttgatgctatgggccaataggccttctgcagttacttccattcttatgtttttatacccattggttcgtgttttatcttgtgtaaatatcaatcacctcacccaaaacttttgtaccatatcacctcacccaaatgcgagtataagtatggatgcgTGTTTACagattacagttgtgtgtgtaaagtaaagtctttgaaaatgtaataagttattatgaaacgtgttcagacgtcgcgtcagactagaaataaaaatgaattttggagaattgatttttcaatcacCATCgatagtgaaaagaaacataagaaatactgagaaaattcgtgttagaattattaatcttaccttttcggtcatatttaacaacatatgtttacaagagagactgctacaaaaatatactaatataatatatatatatatatatatatatatatatatataatatatatatatatatatatatatatatatatatatatatatatatatatatatatatatatatatatatatatatatatatatatatatatatatatatatatatatatatatatatatatatatatatatatatatatatatacctatatatatatatatatatatatatatatatatgcgtgcgAACAAActaccaccgtaactgtacaaaagtcattggtagcctAGGCTATATCCCCAAtgacccgacagcacttggtgatAAGTTTAGGCATAGATATTTTATCGAAtcccctcactttgtggggccacgtgagcaacacaaatgtgaacaagcttgagtggtccccaagccaatatgcaactgaaaactctgctATATCCCCATGGGTCATTGGGGACATAGCCTAAtctaccaatgacttttgtactgtcatggtggtcgagtggttaaggaatcaggtacgccatggtgcatagtgctcctgactgtctgggttcgaatccttctggggtgtggagttttcagttgcatattggcttggggaccattcaagcttgttcgcatttgtgttgctcacgtggccccacaatgtgaggtgattcgatgaaagatCTACCCCCAagattaccaccaagtgctgcCTGGTGGTTGCTGGGATGATGACagagtgtggtgaagatgctcacAGTGACAATGACCGTGTAGTGATGATGACagagtgtggtgaagatgctcacAGTGACAATGGCCGTGTAGTGATGATGACagagtgtggtgaagatgctcacAGTGACAATGACCGTGTAGTGATGATGACAGAGTGTGGTCAAGATGATTACTGTGTCATAATATGAGTACCATAAATGAGTGCGCTTGAGAGAACTCTAATTAATAAATAAtgataaaactaaaaaaaaatcaaatacaaGTGAAAAAACAGTATGTGAAAAAAACTTTTGCAATAGTTAACCTCTAAAGATTCATCTTGCTGGATGCGCATCGCTCGCCTCGTCTGCTGGATGAGGCGGTCCAACGGCGTCACTTGCTGACTCTTCTCGCTCTGCAAGGGTACAATAATTTAGCACCTAGATGCACATAAACTAAATTTTGTTCATAAATTCGACTAAGAAATGAACAATCGAAATAATTTATCGATTAAAATTAAGATTTTGGCCAATAGGGAAGACGTAAGATCATGTAGATCAATGATACTTggaaaaaatataaatggaagGAACTTTTTGGATGATAGTTACATTTGCAGTAGTCATGAAATGTTTATTTTTTATGCAAATAGAACGAATGCTCTAATAAATTTGAGAGTGTATTTTTAGCAGCATTTTCACTGAACTGCTTCTCAAACTATACTTTTAATGCCCTGTTTTAATCTATtttagaccaaatggtatgatatACTTGGAGCTCTGTTACTACTTCATATGCTCACCGATATTGGAAGATATTTTCATAATCTACCTAAAGTTTGTTAGTGTAGACTAGATTCGCATCTCATATTTTTCCTGACTCCATATATGAACTTATAGCTGGCTCTTGACCTATACGTTGTAATCAGGGGAGAGCGCTAAGACTGTACTTTACAGTACAACTATAAAGCACTTGCAAgaaatataaggacaaggagttaGGAAATGAGGACGCGGAAACGGAattgtacccaaccacttggaccatcggggatcgaacgtcgaCCACGCATAATGCAAGGCCGTCACTCTACCAGTCAAGTGGCTGGGGtttatacagaacagcgtactgCATACAGCGTACTTTCACCCggaggccggcctcgggtgaaaggggcTGTGACGGTATCTGTCTGGAACCCgaaggtgcgggaccgggacgtccacctcccgagggtcgtgtggcccaggctctgcttcaggaggctggggtcgttcatacccttgatggggtggttcttctccggccacgaccggtcggccgagcggacagcacactggacttgtgatcctgtggtcccgggttcgatcccgggcgccggcgagaaacaatgggcagagtttctttcaccctatgcccctgttacctagcagtaaaataggtacctgggtgttagtcagctgtcacgggctgcttcctgggggtggaggcctggtcgaagaccgggccgcggggacactaaagccccgaaatcatctcaagataacgaccacggcggtctccggggttggaggtccctgtgcccttcttcaccaacttcgaggtcattcccggaactcacagttcctgcgacggtgctggaaccaatcgtattggcgtatgcctttccattggagactttcagcgccctgGAGAGGggtgacctgctgcctgggtaacagcttctcccccgaatcaacttaccctggctttgcgccctggtgagaccactccagaccaggccgacaccagagtgcaactccatagtctcctaagactgatggatgcctactaagcAGGACACTGCTGTGTACGCCTGAACTTGTTAGTAAAGAATATACTACAATACTACCCACTTGGCCGTCTTGGGAGATGATTGGCACGCTGAAGGGGGGCAGGCGAGGCAGCTCCCGATAGGCGGTGATCTCCTCGATGAAGAAGGTTCTCCAGACAGGCGAGGGCTGCCGCAGCACCAGTCTCAGCCCTATCACGTCCTGCCAGTCCACGCGGCTCTGTCCAGGGAAGGTGTACGTGCTGGGAGCCATGCTCACTTCATCACACTCCACGGTACCGAGCAACGGGTATAAAGTTAAACTGTCACAAACTACATACCCAGATAAAACAAGATCTAATAACCACAGATCTTCTAGACAAAAATAAATGATTTTATTCCATGAAGCATACCTCGAGACAGGTGACGGATACGAAGTCGTGGCTGGCGGTCTCTGTGTGCGGGTGCGGCATGATCACCTTGTTCTTCACGCCCACCTGCCACGCTGCAGGGTCCTTCCAGGCCCAGGCCACCTCCCCGCCCGCGTCCCCGCCCAGCAGCCCGGCGCCCACCACACCACCGATGTTGgctgaggaggtgggagatgcccTCAACACATGGATGCCCACGGCCCATGTGTAGTAGTTCCTGAAGGTGATCTCTCCTATCTAATAGACAGAGGCTTTGTTAGAAATATTAGGAATAAAGTAAGTTGTTTAAATATCTGTAGGAATATTCACACAACCTCTGGTTCTGCTAATTACATATTGCAAAAGAACTCGTTTAGCTAATAAAAATTATTGTTGTTCGAGACCTCAGTAATgtgtgtgggaaatttttacccaccatatctaattatcatctaagaaatgtataatttctgtatcatatcaaaatcatatctaaaatcatatcagaatcattacAAATTCATTATACAGTTTGATCCTAGAAGATAATGCCACTTGGATCCCGTAcgcatagggccctatagatgcctacgtgactttgtgcatgatctcttatggatccagaaacttctagaaggattttataattaaaaaattattggaacattgattcaatatccggtagggataaaaatcgaatccttaataagaatcagtggtactatcaagtactacttataatctttatatcctatatcaaattatattataattacagcttatctcaatcataagtctagactgtaaaaataatcaatcaatattcatagaagacttCCATGCTCGGGGAGCATGGGAAGGGATCTGGGTCAGAAGCGTCCACGATAGCGGAGGAGGACCACGCGTTTGTTGACAACTGTGAACAcgtgtgacggatccttagcgagcattaccagctcaaggacaccttatctaatatctttatcaccagtgaacactctctagaattgggggagtacctggacaatatctacaaggaaaatcctagaacatttatataaaataggagtgtatagtggagcacacagtgacttggctccaccttcattcctaatctTCAGCAACTATCATTAttctgcaactgcagggtcaatcacgtagcaacgctaccagtacatcatacagcaacgctgtgacaaaatatcgtgcctaaactcaacaagagagagttaatcagtctggcaccttgtcagacaggcaccccgactggcagagaagtatattgaaggttatttggtatatgattggccaattgtatgcttgtgtgactttaatatcctataaatctgtctgttggttaaaaagcgaggctatgcctcacatttcagtaagtttattaatattgtagatgAGCAGCAGGTCCTTGTCCAGGcactaaacctcatgagtgtccagttgtCAGAAAAAGAGTCAGTCGCAATGCTTAAATAaagtctcatgagtgtccattgtgtggaaaaggattcagtcaagctgactacaatacaacaatacaatacaattttatttaggtaaggtacatacatacaataaatatttacaaggattgtttgacttataggtagagctagtacatactagctctcaacatcttttattctttatgctcaattagtattaagttctagatattaatgttttcttgcccgaaacgcattgcgtaatagtggctttaggcattgtatgtactagctctatctatatatcaatccattaatgtaacatcacttgtatgtatataccttacctgaataaacatctgaatctgaatctgaatctgatatatgcttattattaaattaaaaatacaatgcctaaagccactattacgcaaagcgtttcgggcatgataaacttaaatgacaagcttaatactaattgagcataatgagtagaatgaaaacaagaaatgaaaacatagatgaaaaagcagcacaaatacaattatgtcgacaaacagcgctctttaaagaaaaaacagataTTGGTTGACAATAtatatagaagggtaaggtaggttacagggaatttattaggtatagcttcgcttttaacttaaactggttgagagaggtacagtctttaacatggttgggaaggtcattccacattctgggccccttgatttgtagagcatttctagtttgattaagtcgtactctaggaatatcaaaactgtatttatttctggtgtgatgctcatgggttctgatacaaccttctatgaagcttttgagatcaggattggcattatagtttagcgttttatatatgtataatacacatgagagaatgtgcagtgacttaatgtctaactacataatcatataaattgaatataaataaaagcttcatagaaggttgtaacagaacccatgagcaccacaccagaaataaatacagttttgatattcctagagtacgacttaatcaaaccagaaatgctctacaaatcaaggggcccaggatgtggaatgaccttcccaaccatgttaaagacagtacctctctcaaccagtttaagttaaaaacgaagctatacctaataaattccctgtaacctaccttacctctctattgtcaacccatgtatgttttttttttttttttttttttacaaatcaacgctgttttaatgtaattttctgtaaaaatttgtaattgtatttgtgctgttttttcaacaatgttcccccctcttttacctctatttttatttgtactcaacgcatttttttctttttacccattagttttaagctttagtcagtagtgttttttcctgcccgaaacgctttgcgtaatagtggctttaggcattgtatgtactagctcttatctataaagccaacaaactttgtaaaatctctttatgtatgtacctttgcctaaataaaaattattattattattattattaaatatgtctgcatatatatttgaatatataaattaagttaacaattgcttgcttagttaatttataagttatcatacaagttcatttaattgaataatttctagtacttagttaagtgcttagactacatttaaagtcatttattatacttttacaatttaatttgttgttcatAGTATAAGAACCTATTGGCTGTTATttgtggtgctaggttagactatgtatgtttaaatctctgatttaaacagagccagtgttcagtcatataactgaatttatcaaatcttatccttgtataatatgcaagctgatgtgagatccctgtctacaggtggactggaacttctatcaactaatccattcatcccacctgtcccttacagcccacaatctatcattaggaaaagaggagctaggatttacgaccctagccaGAGATTCTAggcattaatttgcagacagtaattttttaatttagttcagtccaagtctctagtagtctcctcttatatcaatcccagcaggtttttcccacaatgtggatagttttttttattaaacaTTTTCGGTTAAATATCCCAGTAACATTGTATTATTTCTTTGTTATAAccaatatgtactcacctagttgtgcttgtgggcgtTGAGAGGCAGGACTTTTTTAGTTCCGcctctggtgtacagattcctgagcctactgggctctatcatatctacatttgaaactttgtatggagtcagcctccaccaccactgcctaatgcattccatttgttaactactctgacactgaaaaagttctttctaacatctctgtagctcatttggctgCAGCATGGTTGGAGGGAAGGTGAGTACTGACCTGTGTTAGTTGGAGGAAGGTGAGTACTGACCTGTGTTAGTTGGAGGAAGGTGAGTACTGACCTGTGTAGGCTGAGTGAAGGTGAGGGTGATGACGCAGCATCCAGTGCGGGAGGAGAGAGCACTTTCGTCAACACAGATGGACGAGGGAGCTGACTGGCTGAAGGTCACCGTCTCCCGCGACATGCTACTTGACCTCTCCTCAGAACACGCCCCTGTTTATTATCCAGGCGTAGAATATGCCGTTATTTACATTAATGTTGTATGTATATAATACACTAGATGGTGTATCCGACAATGCTCCAGTCTGTCTGTCTCGTTTCACActcttgctctctccctcccacgcacacgcacgcacgcacacacacatacacataccctTCCCCCCTACTTCAGTGAAATCAACATAAACTGAGGATGgaaagaagagagtcagtttcaaggtAATATACTCGAACATAGGTGGGATTACAatcaaggcaagtgaacttagggaacgAGCTCAAGAAGGGAACCTAGACGTAATTGGACTCACGAAAACAAATTTTTCACGAATCATAACAGATGCAGGGTTTCCCcagaactacactgtaataaagagagagaggggaggaggtggagtggcccaactgataagaaaggaatggagtttcaaggagatggttatcccaggctgtgagggattcagtgactacattacaggcaccatgacgatacgAGGTCCAAGAGTAgtggtagcagtgatatataaccctccaccaaacgacagaagacccaggcaagagtatgacagaaacaacatggcagtcaaCATTATAATTGAAAGAGTAGCCACtgttgcctgtagaaatagatcccatctgctcatcatgggggacttcaatcacggaaggatagactggggaaaacaaggaaccgcatggagataAGGAAACTTGGAGAGCTAAACTGCTGaaagtggcgacaagaaactttttaagtcagcatgtcaggggATCCACAAGAATgataggcaatgatgaaccagcgagactcgacctagtcttcactctaaatgactctgacataagggaaatcggtttcgaagcccccgtgggaatgagtgatcacagagtACATGATGTTTGAGTatttggtcgaagaagggttaatgtactcaaggaagggcccAGAAAACAAAAAGCTAGCATTCCGAAATGGAAACTTTGAGGTGGTAAGAGAATTTCTAACAGACATAACTTGGGAAGCAGAGTTcggaggaaagacggcccaagacataatGGACTTCATCACACAGAAGTGAAAGGAGGtaacagacaagttcgtcccactccaaaaggaaaaaaaatgaaTTGCAGattagaaacccatggtttaatcagagatgtaagctaggaaagcaactaagtacaagggcATGGAGAAATGACAGAAATAATAGGACACTAGAGAACACAGAATGATACCagtgtgccaggaatgaatacatcagggtgacaagagaggcagaaaggcaatataaaaatgacatagcaagcaaggcaaagactcaacctaaattgttgcacagccaaatctggagaaaaacaacagtgaaggaacaggtaatgaaactgaagaTGGGGGCAGACAgaatcactacaaacgacaaggaaatgtgtaaggaactcaataagaaaataacaataacatattaacataacaataacaatataataacaataacaataacaaaatccacagagaaatatgaaatgaggtgaacgtttcggcttgttaaagcctttgtcaacaccagactgactaaggagaaagaAGGGgaggaaaaattgtctctgatttttaagaaacttaatataaatttggtgttcactaatagtacgatcaaatccaatttaataaaaaactcccctgatacagcaggttgtgtgtattcgattccctgcaatgattgtgattctgtgtaccttggacaaacaggaaagtccttacaattgcggttgtcacaacatgcttatagtattagaactgcccaaacgtctaatgcattgtatctacatacgagtttatgcgatcacaatattaactgg
Encoded here:
- the LOC123764932 gene encoding nicolin-1 isoform X1, which gives rise to MSRETVTFSQSAPSSICVDESALSSRTGCCVITLTFTQPTQIGEITFRNYYTWAVGIHVLRASPTSSANIGGVVGAGLLGGDAGGEVAWAWKDPAAWQVGVKNKVIMPHPHTETASHDFVSVTCLECDEVSMAPSTYTFPGQSRVDWQDVIGLRLVLRQPSPVWRTFFIEEITAYRELPRLPPFSVPIISQDGQSEKSQQVTPLDRLIQQTRRAMRIQQDESLEGELSGGGYDLGTLQYT
- the LOC123764932 gene encoding nicolin-1 isoform X2 yields the protein MSRETVTFSQSAPSSICVDESALSSRTGCCVITLTFTQPTQIGEITFRNYYTWAVGIHVLRASPTSSANIGGVVGAGLLGGDAGGEVAWAWKDPAAWQVGVKNKVIMPHPHTETASHDFVSVTCLESRVDWQDVIGLRLVLRQPSPVWRTFFIEEITAYRELPRLPPFSVPIISQDGQSEKSQQVTPLDRLIQQTRRAMRIQQDESLEGELSGGGYDLGTLQYT
- the LOC123764932 gene encoding nicolin-1 isoform X3 is translated as MSRETVTFSQSAPSSICVDESALSSRTGCCVITLTFTQPTQIGEITFRNYYTWAVGIHVLRASPTSSANIGGVVGAGLLGGDAGGEVAWAWKDPAAWQVGVKNKVIMPHPHTETASHDFVSVTCLECDEVSMAPSTYTFPGQSRVDWQDVIGLRLVLRQPSPVWRTFFIEEITAYRELPRLPPFSVPIISQDGQVEREESASDAVGPPHPADEASDAHPAR